A window from Rhineura floridana isolate rRhiFlo1 chromosome 17, rRhiFlo1.hap2, whole genome shotgun sequence encodes these proteins:
- the WIPI2 gene encoding WD repeat domain phosphoinositide-interacting protein 2 isoform X1, whose translation MNLASQSGEAGAGQLLFANFNQDNTSLAVGSKSGYKFFSLSSVDKLEQIYECTDTEDVCIVERLFSSSLVAIVSLKAPRKLKVCHFKKGTEICNYSYSNTILAVKLNRQRLIVCLEESLYIHNIRDMKVLHTIRETPPNPAGLCALSINNDNCYLAYPGSATIGEVQVFDTINLRAANMIPAHDSPLAALAFDASGTKLATASEKGTVIRVFSIPEGQKLFEFRRGVKRCVSISSLAFSMDGMFLSASSNTETVHIFKLETVKEKPQEEPTTWTGYFGKVLMVSTNYLPAQVTEMFNQGRAFATVRLPFCGHKNICALATIQKIPRLLVGAADGYLYMYNLDPQEGGECTLMKQHKLDGSMEPANEILESATNDRPLVAQTYSAAVTKGTYVPPSPTRHAYTEDLGAVGGACLEEDASALRLDEDSEHPPMILRTD comes from the exons GTCCTTAGCTGTTGGCAGCAAATCAGGTTACAAATTCTTCTCTCTTTCTTCTGTGGATAAACTGGAGCAGATCTATGAATGCA CTGACACAGAAGATGTGTGTATTGTGGAGAGGCTCTTTTCCAGTAGCTTGGTGGCCATAGTGAGCCTCAAAGCCCCCCGCAAGCTGAAAGTTTGTCACTTCAAGAAGGGGACAGAGATCTGCAACTACAGCTATTCCAATACAATCCTGGCTGTCAAGCTTAACAGGCAG AGATTGATAGTATGCTTAGAAGAGTCTCTGTACATTCATAACATACGGGACATGAAGGTGTTGCATACCATCAGGGAGACACCCCCCAACCCTGCAG GTTTGTGTGCGCTGTCCATAAACAATGACAACTGCTATCTGGCCTACCCAGGGAGTGCAACCATTGGGGAAGTGCAGGTCTTTGACACCATCAATCTG AGAGCTGCTAATATGATCCCTGCTCATGACAGTCCTTTGGCTGCGCTGGCTTTCGATGCAAGCGGCACAAAACTGGCCACGGCGTCGGAAAAG GGGACAGTGATCCGGGTATTTTCCATTCCAGAGGGACAGAAACTCTTTGAATTCCGAAGGGGTGTGAAGAG GTGTGTCAGCATCTCCTCTTTGGCCTTCAGCATGGATGGGATGTTTCTGTCTGCATCCAGCAACACAGAGACCGTCCACATCTTCAAATTAGAAACTGTGAAAGAGAA ACCTCAGGAGGAGCCCACAACTTGGACAGGTTACTTTGGGAAAGTCCTGATGGTTTCCACAAATTACCTGCCTGCCCAGGTCACAGAAATGTTCAACCAAGGCCGAGCCTTTGCAACTGTCCGCCTCCCCTTCTGTGGGCACAAAAACATCTGTGCATTGGCCAC AATTCAAAAGATCCCCCGGCTTCTGGTGGGAGCTGCTGATGGGTATCTCTATATGTACAACCTGGACCCGCAGGAAGGAGGCGAATGCACGCTGATGAAACAGCACAA GTTGGATGGCAGCATGGAGCCAGCCAATGAAATTCTAGAATCTGCGACAAATGACCGGCCCTTAGTAGCACAGACTTACAGTGCTGCTGTGACTAAAGGTACTTATGTGCCACCTTCGCCTACGAGGCACG CCTACACTGAAGATTTGGGAGCAGTTGGTGGAGCTTGCCTAGAAGAAGACGCCAGTGCCCTGCGCCTGGATGAAGACAGCGAGCATCCCCCTATGATCCTTCGAACTGACTGA
- the WIPI2 gene encoding WD repeat domain phosphoinositide-interacting protein 2 isoform X2 has translation MNLASQSGEAGAGQLLFANFNQDNTSLAVGSKSGYKFFSLSSVDKLEQIYECTDTEDVCIVERLFSSSLVAIVSLKAPRKLKVCHFKKGTEICNYSYSNTILAVKLNRQRLIVCLEESLYIHNIRDMKVLHTIRETPPNPAGLCALSINNDNCYLAYPGSATIGEVQVFDTINLRAANMIPAHDSPLAALAFDASGTKLATASEKGTVIRVFSIPEGQKLFEFRRGVKRCVSISSLAFSMDGMFLSASSNTETVHIFKLETVKEKPQEEPTTWTGYFGKVLMVSTNYLPAQVTEMFNQGRAFATVRLPFCGHKNICALATIQKIPRLLVGAADGYLYMYNLDPQEGGECTLMKQHKLDGSMEPANEILESATNDRPLVAQTYSAAVTKAYTEDLGAVGGACLEEDASALRLDEDSEHPPMILRTD, from the exons GTCCTTAGCTGTTGGCAGCAAATCAGGTTACAAATTCTTCTCTCTTTCTTCTGTGGATAAACTGGAGCAGATCTATGAATGCA CTGACACAGAAGATGTGTGTATTGTGGAGAGGCTCTTTTCCAGTAGCTTGGTGGCCATAGTGAGCCTCAAAGCCCCCCGCAAGCTGAAAGTTTGTCACTTCAAGAAGGGGACAGAGATCTGCAACTACAGCTATTCCAATACAATCCTGGCTGTCAAGCTTAACAGGCAG AGATTGATAGTATGCTTAGAAGAGTCTCTGTACATTCATAACATACGGGACATGAAGGTGTTGCATACCATCAGGGAGACACCCCCCAACCCTGCAG GTTTGTGTGCGCTGTCCATAAACAATGACAACTGCTATCTGGCCTACCCAGGGAGTGCAACCATTGGGGAAGTGCAGGTCTTTGACACCATCAATCTG AGAGCTGCTAATATGATCCCTGCTCATGACAGTCCTTTGGCTGCGCTGGCTTTCGATGCAAGCGGCACAAAACTGGCCACGGCGTCGGAAAAG GGGACAGTGATCCGGGTATTTTCCATTCCAGAGGGACAGAAACTCTTTGAATTCCGAAGGGGTGTGAAGAG GTGTGTCAGCATCTCCTCTTTGGCCTTCAGCATGGATGGGATGTTTCTGTCTGCATCCAGCAACACAGAGACCGTCCACATCTTCAAATTAGAAACTGTGAAAGAGAA ACCTCAGGAGGAGCCCACAACTTGGACAGGTTACTTTGGGAAAGTCCTGATGGTTTCCACAAATTACCTGCCTGCCCAGGTCACAGAAATGTTCAACCAAGGCCGAGCCTTTGCAACTGTCCGCCTCCCCTTCTGTGGGCACAAAAACATCTGTGCATTGGCCAC AATTCAAAAGATCCCCCGGCTTCTGGTGGGAGCTGCTGATGGGTATCTCTATATGTACAACCTGGACCCGCAGGAAGGAGGCGAATGCACGCTGATGAAACAGCACAA GTTGGATGGCAGCATGGAGCCAGCCAATGAAATTCTAGAATCTGCGACAAATGACCGGCCCTTAGTAGCACAGACTTACAGTGCTGCTGTGACTAAAG CCTACACTGAAGATTTGGGAGCAGTTGGTGGAGCTTGCCTAGAAGAAGACGCCAGTGCCCTGCGCCTGGATGAAGACAGCGAGCATCCCCCTATGATCCTTCGAACTGACTGA